ATGACATCACGATGGAGATCACGCCGGCAATGACCAGGCCCTTCAGCCCGACCGGGAGCAGCGTGTTCACGACGAACGGCAGGGCCTGGTTGGAATCCAGGTCCGGCTTGATCGCCACGGCCACGAGCCCGAGCAGGCCGGTGATGGCGAAAAAGGGGATGGAAAACAGGCCCGCGTAGAGCGAGCCCTCCGCCGTGGCCCGGGCGTTCTTGCCGATCAGGAGCCGCTGGACATAGGGCGGCACCAGGGTTTCGCCCAGCATGAAAGAGAGAAATAGCGAGACCAGCGCGATGGGCGTCATGTGTCCGTTGAACAGGCTCAAGTGACCGGCAGGGACGGCCGCTTCCAGGGCCGTGAACCCGCCCACGTGCCGAATGCCGATCCACAGGGCCAGCGGCATGCCCACGCCGAGCAGGACGAACTGCAGCACGTCCGTCAAGACCACGGCGCGCATGCCCCCGACGGTCGAGTAGGCGATCACGATGCCGCAGCCGATGGCGATCCCGGCTTCGCGCGAGACGCCCAGGAAGGTATTGAAGACCGCGCCCATGGCGCCCACCTGGGCCCCCGTGATCCCGGCGCAGACCAGCACGCCCAGCACGCCGGTGATCACCTGGCCGGTCTTCCCGTACTGGCGGCGCATGATGCCGCCGACGGAGATGCAGTCCCGGAACGCCCCGCTGCGCGGCGCGACGTAGGCCGCGATGAGCAGTTCCTTGAAGCTGAAGCCCCACAAGGCCACGATGTTGGCGATGCCGAAAAGGAACACCTTGGCCGCGTTGCCGCTGGAGAACCCGCCGCCGATGAACGACGCCGCCAGCGTGGCGAAGATGACCCACGAGGAGTAGCTTCGATGCACCACCGAGTAGTCCTGCAGGGTCCGGATCCCCCGCCCGGCCCACAAACCGACCACCAGCACGACCACCAGGTACGCCACCACAATGACTTGATCCAACACGGGGTTATCTCCTTCTGTTGCGCGCCGTGTACGCAGCGCGAGCATCCCGAATATGAAAACCGATCGGCTTGCGCGGCGGGGCCGGGGGATTCATCAGTTCCCGCAGCGCGTCGAAGACCGCGCGGAACTGCTTGTCGTATTTCCTTTCCAGGTCCTCCAATTTCCGGGCGAGGTCCGCGTGCGCGGACAGCATCTGCCGCAGCCGGACAAACGCGCGCATGATCGCGATGTTCACCTGGATGGCGCGTGGGCTGTGAAGCACGGACGAGAGCATGGCCACGCCCTGTTCGGTGAAGGCATACGGTCTGGCCCGCCGAACTCCACCCCAACTTGAAGTCACAAACTGTGACTTCAAGATTGCAACCTCTTGCCGTGCAAGCTGAAACATAAAGTCAGCCGGGAATCTTTCCGCGTTTCTCTTGACGGCTTGCATCAATACCTTGGGCAGGACTCCGTACAAATCAGCCAGGTCGCCGCTCAACATCACCTTTTGTCCCCGCAGCAGCAAAATCTTCTGCTCAACGCGCTCGACGGGAACCAGATCCTTGCTCATCGCGGGATCATCCTTCGCGGACGATATCCGCGCCGAGGGCGCGGAGGCGCTCATCGATGCGCTCGTAGCCGCGGTCGATGACCTCGGCCTGGTCAATGACGCTCCGGCCCTTCGCGCAGAGGGCGGCGATGAGCAGGGACATGCCCGCGCGGATGTCGGGCGTGGTCAGGTGGGTGCCGTGCAGCGGGCAGGGCCCGCTGACGACGACCCGGTGCGGGTCGCAGGGAATGATGTCCGCCCCCATCTCGATCAGGCGGTCCACGAAGTACATGCGGCTCTCGAACATCTTCTCGAAAAACAGGACCGTGCCCTTCGCCTGCGTCGCAAGGACAATGGCCACGCTCATGAGATCGGAAGGGAACTGCGGCCAGGGCCCGTCCTCGATCTTCGGGATGGCGCGGCCCAGGTCCCGCTGCACGCGCCGTTTCTGCCTCGCGGGCAAATGAAGGTCGCCGGCCTTCGCCTCCGTCTCCACGCCAAGCCGGGCAAATACCCGGAGAATCACTTCCAGGTCGCGGAGGTTGCCCGGCGCGGACACGCGCAACTCGCCACGGGTGGCCGCGGCGGCGGCGAGGAAGCTGCCAACCTCGATCAGGTCGGGGCCTACCGTGTGTTCCGCGCCGCGGAGCGTTTTGACGCCCTGGATTTGCAGGCAATTGGTGCCCAGCCCCTCGATCCGCGCGCCCATCCGGACCAGCAGCGCGCCGAGGTCCGTCACGTGCGGCTCGCAGGCGGCGTTGAAGAGGGTGGTCTCGCCCTCCGCGAGCGTGGCCGCCATCAGCAGGTTCTCCGTCGCCGTGACGCTGGCCTCGTCGAGCAGGAAGTCCGCGCCGCGGAGCTGACGGCGGCGCAGGGTATAGCTCGTGCCGCCCTCGACGGCGATGCCCAGCGCGCGCAGGCCGTTGAAGTGCGTGTCCAGCCGGCGACGCCCGATGATGTCGCCACCCGGCGGCGGCAGCACGCAGCTCCCATGCCGCGCCGCGAGGGGCGCGGCGAGGAGAATGGAGGCGCGCACCCGGCGGCAGAGTTCAGGGTCCAGCCGCCGGCGGCGGATCGATCCGGCCTGGAGCGTAACCCGGTCGCGCTCGCGGGCCACCCCGACGCCCACGCCTTCGAGCAGGGCCAGCATGACCTCGACGTCGCGGATGTCGGGGACGTTGCGCAGCGTCACGGGCTCGTCGGTCAGCAGGCAGGCGGCCAGCATGGGCAGGACGGCGTTCTTGTTGCCCACCGGCCGATACTCGCCGGCCAGTTTCCTCTGGCCGTGGATGATGAACCGCGACATGGGGCAAGGATGAACGATGGAGGCGGCAGGATGAAGCAAAAAAAGACTAGAAAGGAAGCAGGCGCGCCGCCTTTCGCAGCCGCCGGTACATGAACCATTGAAGGAAGCCGCATCCCAGGACCAGGGCCACCAGCACGCCGGGCTCGGGCACGACGCCGGCTTGGTAGTCGTCGAAGGTCATCTGCTCGTCGAGCGTGGCCTCGAAAATCCCGGCCCCGAACATCGCCACGGAGGACCCGGAGGCCAGGTCGGCGGTGATTTCCCCGTAGGTGTCGGCGTCGGAATTATAAACGCCCAGCGTAAACGAGCCGCTGACCGTGGACCACGAGACGCTGTACTCCAGGTCGGAGTCTCGCAGGTCGTCGTCGCCCAGGTCAATGTAGGCATAGTCCGCGCCGGCGTTGGTGGAAAAGTATATCCGGGTGGCGTCGAACTCCTCCCCGTAGTCGACGCCGAAGCGGAGGATTTCGTCCGTGTCGAACGAGGAGTCATCGGTCGAGGTGCGCAGGTTGAAGCCGCAGAAGGAACCGATCCCGGAGCCGTGGTTGGCCAGGAACGTCCACTGGCCGACCGCCAGGCTGTTGGAGAGGCCGCGCCCGACGGCATACGTGCCGCTCAAGCCCCAGGAATAGAGCCCGTCCAGCGGCGCCAGGTTTTCGACGTACATGGAGCCGGGCGAACCGACTTCCAGGTTGACCCACTCCGTGAACCCCAGGCCCGGGTTGTCGCCCGGATTCCATCCGGACGGATAGGGATCGTTGTCCGCGTTGTCGGACGCCACCGGGTCGGCCCGTGCCGTGCCCGCGGCCAGCGACAGCGCGGCCAGCAGGAAGGCGATCCTGTGGGCGGTGGGCGTCATTCCACGTGCATCTTGTACGCGCGGGGCGAATTGGTCATGGGGATATACAGCGAGGTCCAGCCCCCGTCGCCCTCGACGACGCCCGTGCCCAGGGCGCCGCCGTCGGAGGTCGAATAGACACCCGGCGACCAGGTATCGCCCGGATACGTCGGGACCTGGTAGGCCTCGTAGAGCCGGTATACCTTGCCGGGCACGCTCAAGAATTGAATCAGCCACCAGCCCTGGGCCGAGAGGCGCGACCGCTCGAGGAAGAAATAGTCGTAGTCCAGGAACGCGAACGTCCCCGCCCGGTACTCGTCCCCGTTCGGCACGCCGTCCCCGTCGAAGTCGTCCTCCGCGTGGATGTCCGCCACCGACGCGATCGCCGGGTTCGTCGAGAGGTCCACCAGCCACTGCTCCCACTCGTCCGGCAGCCCGTCCCCGTCCGAGTCCGTCCCCGCCGTCACGTTCACCAGGATCAGGTCCCCCGGCTTCGTCACCGCCGGGATCGAATTGGTCTCCAGCAGCGTCCGTTCCCCCCAGGAATCCTGGACCACGATGGTGACGACCTCCCCCGTCCGCACCGCCGTCCCCACGTACCGGTTCGTGTCCCGCCCGTCGTCCAGCGGCGCGTACAGCGCGA
This is a stretch of genomic DNA from Kiritimatiellia bacterium. It encodes these proteins:
- a CDS encoding sodium:solute symporter family protein, which codes for MDQVIVVAYLVVVLVVGLWAGRGIRTLQDYSVVHRSYSSWVIFATLAASFIGGGFSSGNAAKVFLFGIANIVALWGFSFKELLIAAYVAPRSGAFRDCISVGGIMRRQYGKTGQVITGVLGVLVCAGITGAQVGAMGAVFNTFLGVSREAGIAIGCGIVIAYSTVGGMRAVVLTDVLQFVLLGVGMPLALWIGIRHVGGFTALEAAVPAGHLSLFNGHMTPIALVSLFLSFMLGETLVPPYVQRLLIGKNARATAEGSLYAGLFSIPFFAITGLLGLVAVAIKPDLDSNQALPFVVNTLLPVGLKGLVIAGVISIVMSSADSFLNAASVALIGDVINPLRKTELSDRHGMHVAKITTLLVGLGAVVFAMKIDNVLDILLFTYNFWAPVVLVPLVATILGVKANRKTFLVGAFCGVAALAIWHWLLKDPQGIDGLVIGVVANLVAFSAMHRIDVLTGPED
- a CDS encoding ORF6N domain-containing protein, whose amino-acid sequence is MSKDLVPVERVEQKILLLRGQKVMLSGDLADLYGVLPKVLMQAVKRNAERFPADFMFQLARQEVAILKSQFVTSSWGGVRRARPYAFTEQGVAMLSSVLHSPRAIQVNIAIMRAFVRLRQMLSAHADLARKLEDLERKYDKQFRAVFDALRELMNPPAPPRKPIGFHIRDARAAYTARNRRR
- the murA gene encoding UDP-N-acetylglucosamine 1-carboxyvinyltransferase, whose amino-acid sequence is MSRFIIHGQRKLAGEYRPVGNKNAVLPMLAACLLTDEPVTLRNVPDIRDVEVMLALLEGVGVGVARERDRVTLQAGSIRRRRLDPELCRRVRASILLAAPLAARHGSCVLPPPGGDIIGRRRLDTHFNGLRALGIAVEGGTSYTLRRRQLRGADFLLDEASVTATENLLMAATLAEGETTLFNAACEPHVTDLGALLVRMGARIEGLGTNCLQIQGVKTLRGAEHTVGPDLIEVGSFLAAAAATRGELRVSAPGNLRDLEVILRVFARLGVETEAKAGDLHLPARQKRRVQRDLGRAIPKIEDGPWPQFPSDLMSVAIVLATQAKGTVLFFEKMFESRMYFVDRLIEMGADIIPCDPHRVVVSGPCPLHGTHLTTPDIRAGMSLLIAALCAKGRSVIDQAEVIDRGYERIDERLRALGADIVREG